The sequence GTCGATCACTAAGGAGAGACGTATGGATGCAGCAGCAATGATTCCAATTGGTATGGGTTTAGCAGCACTCGGCATGGCGGGTGCTGCAGTTGGTATCGGCATGATCTTCAGTAAAATGATTGAGGCGGTTGCTCGGCAGCCTGAGGCTGAGCCGACACTCGCCAAGTATGCATGGATCGGTTTTGCACTGGTTGAGACGATTGCGCTCTATGCTCTTGTCATCGCATTCATTATCATGGGGCAAGGATAGGAACTTAGGAGAAGGACACCTTCATGCCACAATTTGATACTACATTTTTCTCATCACAGATATTCTGGACGATTATTTCATTTGTCCTGCTGTATGTTGTGCTTGGTCGCTGGCTTTTGCCACGTATTGCCACGATTCTGCAGCAGCGTACAAACCTGATTAAAGCAGAGATCGAAGAGGCGCGTCAGCAGCGTGAAGAGGTTGAGGAGATTAAGCTCGATTATGCAGAGAAGCTCTCCAATATCGACAGTGAGGCGAAAAAACTGTTCGATGAGTCAGAGAAGCGGATTGTTGAGCGCCGTAGCCAGCTGATGGGTGAATGGAAGGATGAAATGGAGCGCAAAAAACAGGATTTTCGAGAAGAGGCCGAGGTGGCGCGCCAGCAGGCGATTCGTGATATCCGCGCCCAGTCATCCGATCTGATTGTGGCGGCTGCCGAAAAGGTTATTCACCAGCGGCTCGACAAGTCTCAGGCTCAGCAGGTTCTGGAAGAGGCCATTGAGGACCTTGAGAAGCACCCTATAAAAAAGGATTAACCCTCCAGATACATCGATTTACCATCCAAAAGAGACAGCCAGCCTTTGGCTATACGGTAGATGACCCACACGGCAGTGCCCATGAGAATGAAGTAGCCCACCCCTAGGATAAAGGTGATGACGCCAATGAAGCACCAGAGCAGGCCAAACCAGAAGGTTCTGATCTGCCAGCGGAAGTGTGATGCCACCCATGTGCCCGCGACATCATCTTTTTTGACATAATTAACGATTACAGCAGCGATAAATGTAACAGCCAGAAGGAATGATGCGGCCTGCAGGGCGTAGACAATGGTGGCGGCTTTCTTTGCCGATTCGATTGATGGATCCGGCACGAGTTCAGGCTGATTATCCATCCTGCTTCTCCTCCTCATCCATCTGCTGCACTTCCAGCACCAGTTTTCCGCTCATTCCTCCGGCT comes from Mariprofundus aestuarium and encodes:
- a CDS encoding DUF4870 family protein; this encodes MDNQPELVPDPSIESAKKAATIVYALQAASFLLAVTFIAAVIVNYVKKDDVAGTWVASHFRWQIRTFWFGLLWCFIGVITFILGVGYFILMGTAVWVIYRIAKGWLSLLDGKSMYLEG
- the atpE gene encoding ATP synthase F0 subunit C, which gives rise to MDAAAMIPIGMGLAALGMAGAAVGIGMIFSKMIEAVARQPEAEPTLAKYAWIGFALVETIALYALVIAFIIMGQG
- the atpF gene encoding F0F1 ATP synthase subunit B gives rise to the protein MPQFDTTFFSSQIFWTIISFVLLYVVLGRWLLPRIATILQQRTNLIKAEIEEARQQREEVEEIKLDYAEKLSNIDSEAKKLFDESEKRIVERRSQLMGEWKDEMERKKQDFREEAEVARQQAIRDIRAQSSDLIVAAAEKVIHQRLDKSQAQQVLEEAIEDLEKHPIKKD